Part of the Pseudomonas sp. P8_241 genome is shown below.
GCTTGTGTTGGTGATGGCGGGTAACGTGCTGGTGTTTCGAAAACCCAAACCACCGGTTGTACAGGGTAAGGGTCAGTTGGCTTGAGTTGACGGGCAGGCGTTTTTCAGCCTGCCCGTTTGTTTCAGCCTTTCCAGACTTGCGGATTGACCAGATCCTGCGGGCGGCCACCCAGCAAGGCGCTGCGCAAGTTGTGCAGCGCGCGGTTAGCCATCGCTTCGCGGGTTTCGTGGGTGGCCGAACCGATGTGTGGCAAGGTTACGGCGTTTTTCAGCTGGAACAGCGGCGACTCGGACAAGGGTTCTTTTTCGTAGACGTCCAGCCCGGCGCCGCGAATCCGGTTGTTTTGCAGGGCTTCGATCAGCGCCGGCTCATCGACCACCGGGCCGCGGGCGATGTTCACCAGAATGGCACTCGGCTTCATCAACGCCAGTTCGCGATGGCTGATCAGGTGTTTGGTTTTCTCGCTGAGCGGTACGACCAGGCAGACGAAATCAGCCTCGGCCAGCAATTGATCGAGGCTACGAAATTGCGCGCCGAGCTCCTGTTCCAGTTCGGTCTTGCGGCTATTACCGCTGTAGATGACTGGCATGTTGAACCCCAGGCGACCGCGTCGGGCGATGGCTGCGCCGATGTTGCCCATGCCAATAATGCCCAGTGTCTTGCCATGCACATCGCAACCGAACAGTGGGGCACCGACGGTGGCCTGCCATTGCCCGGCCTTGGTCCAGGCGTCGAGTTCGGCGACGCGGCGGGCGCTGCTCATCAACAGGGCAAATGCCAGATCGGCGGTGCTTTCGGTGAGCACATCCGGCGTGTTGGTCAGCATGATCCCGCGTTCGTTGAAAT
Proteins encoded:
- a CDS encoding 2-hydroxyacid dehydrogenase, coding for MKKTVLAFSRVTPAMVERLQQDFDVIVPNPKHGDINAQFNEALPHAHGLIGVGRKLGRAQLENAARLEVVSSVSVGYDNYDLAYFNERGIMLTNTPDVLTESTADLAFALLMSSARRVAELDAWTKAGQWQATVGAPLFGCDVHGKTLGIIGMGNIGAAIARRGRLGFNMPVIYSGNSRKTELEQELGAQFRSLDQLLAEADFVCLVVPLSEKTKHLISHRELALMKPSAILVNIARGPVVDEPALIEALQNNRIRGAGLDVYEKEPLSESPLFQLKNAVTLPHIGSATHETREAMANRALHNLRSALLGGRPQDLVNPQVWKG